In Zalophus californianus isolate mZalCal1 chromosome 4, mZalCal1.pri.v2, whole genome shotgun sequence, the following proteins share a genomic window:
- the AP4B1 gene encoding LOW QUALITY PROTEIN: AP-4 complex subunit beta-1 (The sequence of the model RefSeq protein was modified relative to this genomic sequence to represent the inferred CDS: inserted 2 bases in 2 codons; deleted 1 base in 1 codon), whose protein sequence is MPYLGSEDVVKELKKALCNPHVQADRLRYRNVIQRVIRHMTQGLDMSGVFMEMVKASATVDIVQKKLVYLYMCTYAPLKPDLALLAINTLCKDCSDPNPMVRGLALRSMCSLRMPGVQEYIQQPILNGLRDKASYVRRVAVLGCAKMHNLHGDSEVDGALVNELYSLLRDQDPIVVVNCLRSLEEILKQEGGVVINKPIAHHLLNRMPKLDQWGQAEVLNFLLRYQPRSEEELFDILNLLDSFLXSSSPGVVMGATKLFLILAKKFPHVQTDVLVQVKGPLLAACSSESRELCFAALCHVRQILHSLPGHFSSHYKKFFCSYSEPHYIKLQKVEVLCELVNDENVQQVLEELRGYCTDVSADFAQAAIFAIGGIARTYTDQCVQILTELLGLRQEHITTVVVQTFRDXVWLCPQCTEAVCQALPGCEENIQDSEGKQALIWLLGVHGERSPNAPYVLEDFVENVKSETFPAVKMELLTALLRLFLSRPAECQDMLGRLLHYCIEEEKDMAVRDRGLFYYRLLLAGIDEVKRILCSPKSDPSLGLLEDQAERPVNSWASDFNTLVPVYGKARWATISKYQGAERWGPELPNTASFATPGPLIPEESKETVQELPDSEALMLVPSCQLTAEYFEKTWFSLKVAHQQVFPWRGAVHPDTLQMALQVVNIQTIAMSRAGAHPWKAYLGAQDDTGCLFLTELLLEPESSEMQISVKQNEPRTETLNSFISVLETVLGTIGDIKS, encoded by the exons ATGCCGTACCTTGGCTCCGAGGACGTGGTGAAGGAGCTGAAGAAAGCTCTGTGTAACCCTCACGTTCAGGCGGATAGGCTGCGCTACCGGAATGTCATCCAGCGAGTGATTAG GCACATGACTCAGGGCTTGGACATGTCTGGTGTTTTCATGGAAATGGTGAAGGCCAGTGCCACCGTAGATATTGTTCAGAAGAAGTTGGTTTATCTGTACATGTGTACATATGCCCCCCTGAAACCAGATCTGGCTCTCTTGGCCATTAATACGTTGTGCAAAGACTGTTCGGATCCCAATCCAATGGTTCGAGGGCTGGCGTTACGGAGCATGTGTAGCCTCAG GATGCCTGGTGTGCAGGAATATATCCAACAGCCTATTCTCAATGGTCTGCGAGATAAAGCTTCATACGTCAGAAGGGTGGCAGTCCTTGGTTGTGCCAAGATGCATAATCTTCATGGAGATTCTGAAGTGG ACGGTGCTCTGGTAAATGAATTATACAGTTTGCTGCGTGACCAGGATCCAATTGTGGTTGTGAACTGCCTGAGGTCTCTAGAGGAAATTCTGAAACAGGAAGGAGGTGTTGTCATCAACAAGCCCATCGCCCACCATCTCTTAAATCG aATGCCAAAACTGGACCAATGGGGCCAGGCTGAAGTATTGAACTTTCTGCTACGCTATCAACCGCGCAGTGAGGAGGAGCTGTTTGACATTCTCAATCTGTTAGATAGCTTTC AGAGCAGTAGCCCCGGTGTGGTGATGGGAGCCACGAAACTCTTTCTGATCTTGGCAAAAAAATTCCCCCATGTACAAACTGATGTGCTTGTGCAAGTCAAGGGCCCTTTGCTGGCTGCATGTTCTTCAGAGAGCCGCGAGCTCTGTTTTGCTGCCCTGTGTCATGTGCGTCAGATCTTGCATAGTTTGCCCGGTCACTTTAGCAGCCACTACAAAAAGTTTTTTTGCTCCTACTCGGAGCCCCACTACATCAAGCTGCAGAAGGTGGAGGTGCTCTGCGAGCTGGTGAACGATGAGAACGTACAGCAGGTGCTAGAGGAGCTCCGAGGGTACTGCACTGACGTGTCAGCCGACTTTGCCCAGGCTGCCATCTTTGCCATAG GTGGTATTGCCCGGACCTACACAGATCAGTGCGTGCAGATTCTAACAGAGTTGCTGGGGCTTCGGCAAGAGCACATTACCACAG TGGTGGTGCAAACTTTCCGAG CTGTTTGGTTGTGTCCTCAGTGTACGGAAGCTGTGTGTCAGGCCCTGCCCGGCTGTGAGGAGAACATTCAAGACAGCGAG GGGAAACAGGCGCTTATT TGGCTCCTTGGCGTCCATGGGGAAAGAAGCCCCAATGCTCCCTATGTGTTGGAAGACTTTGTGGAGAATGTGAAATCAGAGACCTTTCCAGCTGTGAAGATGGAGCTACTCACTGCACTGCTGCGCCTTTTCCTCTCCCGACCTGCCGAGTGCCAGGACATGCTGGGGCGTCTGTTACATTACTGCATAG aggaagaaaaggatatGGCAGTACGAGACCGGGGTCTCTTTTATTATCGACTTCTCTTAGCTGGCATTGATGAAGTGAAGCGGATCCTGTGTAGCCCTAAATCTGACCCTTCTCTCGGACTTTTGGAGGATCAGGCAGAAAGACCTGTGAATAGCTGGGCCTCAGACTTCAACACGCTGGTTCCAGTCTATGGCAAAGCCCGCTGGGCAACCATCTCTAAATACCAGGGGGCGGAGCGCTGGGGCCCAGAGCTTCCTAACACTGCATCCTTTGCCACTCCAG GTCCCCTGATTCCTGAAGAGAGCAAGGAGACAGTACAGGAACTTCCTGATTCTGAAGCCCTCATGCTAGTCCCCAGTTGCCAGCTGACTGCTGAGTATTTTGAGAAAACTTGGTTTAGCCTGAAAGTTGCTCATCAGCAAGTGTTCCCTTGGCGGGGAGCCGTCCATCCTGACACCCTCCAGATGGCCCTGCAGGTAGTGAACATCCAGACCATCGCAATGAGTAGGGCGGGGGCTCACCCGTGGAAAGCCTACCTCGGTGCCCAGGATGACACTGGCTGCCTGTTCCTAACGGAACTGCTCTTGGAGCCCGAGAGCTCAGAAATGCAGATCTCTGTGAAACAAAATGAGCCGAGGACTGAGACCCtgaacagttttatttctgtaCTAGAAACTGTGCTTGGAACAATTGGAGACATAAAATCATAA